In a single window of the Pontibacter russatus genome:
- the mdh gene encoding malate dehydrogenase encodes MKVTVVGAGNVGATCADVLAYREIANEVVLVDIKEGFAEGKALDIWQKAPINLYDTRTVGVTNDYARTANSDVVVITSGLPRKPGMSRDDLISTNAGIVKSVTENVVKHSPNAIIIVVSNPLDVMTYQAHISSKLPRNKVIGMAGILDTARYRAFLAEELNVSPKDIQAVLMGGHGDTMVPLPRYTTVGGIPVTELIAEDKLNAIIERTKTGGGELVKLMGTSAWYAPGAAAAQMVEAIVRDQRRVFPVCVKLEGEYGMDGVYLGVPVILGENGIEKVIELQLNDDEKQLLETSRGHVKEVMDALDKMSASA; translated from the coding sequence ATGAAAGTAACTGTAGTAGGAGCGGGTAACGTTGGGGCAACATGCGCCGACGTGCTGGCTTACCGCGAAATCGCGAACGAAGTAGTTTTAGTGGATATTAAAGAGGGTTTTGCAGAGGGCAAAGCGCTTGATATCTGGCAGAAGGCCCCCATCAACCTATATGACACCCGCACCGTGGGCGTGACCAACGACTATGCCCGCACCGCGAATTCCGACGTGGTGGTAATCACTTCTGGCCTGCCGCGCAAGCCGGGCATGAGCCGCGACGACCTGATCTCGACCAACGCCGGCATCGTGAAGTCAGTGACCGAGAACGTGGTGAAGCACTCCCCAAATGCCATCATCATCGTGGTGTCTAACCCACTGGATGTGATGACCTATCAGGCGCATATATCCTCTAAACTGCCGCGCAATAAGGTAATCGGCATGGCCGGCATCCTGGACACGGCCCGTTACCGCGCGTTCCTGGCGGAGGAGCTGAACGTATCTCCGAAGGATATACAGGCGGTGCTGATGGGCGGCCACGGCGACACGATGGTGCCCCTTCCGCGCTATACCACCGTGGGCGGCATTCCGGTGACGGAGCTGATTGCGGAAGACAAGCTGAACGCTATTATTGAGCGCACCAAAACAGGCGGCGGCGAGCTGGTGAAACTGATGGGTACGTCGGCCTGGTACGCGCCGGGTGCGGCGGCTGCCCAGATGGTGGAGGCCATCGTGCGCGACCAGCGCCGTGTGTTCCCGGTTTGCGTGAAACTGGAGGGCGAGTACGGCATGGACGGCGTATACCTGGGCGTCCCGGTGATTCTCGGCGAAAACGGCATTGAGAAAGTGATCGAGCTGCAACTGAACGACGACGAAAAGCAACTGCTGGAGACGTCGCGCGGCCACGTGAAAGAGGTGATGGACGCACTGGACAAAATGTCGGCCAGCGCTTAA
- a CDS encoding rhomboid family intramembrane serine protease, whose translation MFSITPMVRNLLIINVVVFLLQNGGIITMEDFALHYFGSDYFKPVQLFSHMFMHGSWGHLFSNMFSLFIFGPMLERFWGPQRLLAFYLITGLGASLLYTGVRAYELHTLKEDTAIYIENPSPVAFDSYMDEHLGTGVGRELTVGYLRNPDNPEYIEATRDMVRQVYTMVYNSPLVGASGAIFAILMAFGLLFPNLELMLLFLPVPIKAKYFVLFYGAYELYAGFNRTPGDNVAHFAHLGGMLFAYILVRMWQRNDYQDNF comes from the coding sequence ATGTTCAGTATCACCCCCATGGTCCGGAATCTCCTGATCATCAACGTGGTTGTATTCTTGTTGCAGAATGGCGGCATCATCACCATGGAGGACTTTGCGCTGCATTACTTCGGCTCCGACTACTTCAAGCCGGTGCAGCTGTTCTCGCACATGTTCATGCACGGCAGCTGGGGGCACCTGTTCAGCAACATGTTCAGCCTGTTCATCTTCGGGCCGATGCTGGAGCGCTTCTGGGGGCCGCAGCGCCTGCTGGCCTTTTACCTGATCACGGGGCTGGGCGCCAGCCTGCTCTACACCGGTGTGCGCGCCTACGAGCTGCACACCCTGAAGGAGGACACCGCCATCTATATAGAGAACCCCAGCCCGGTGGCTTTCGACAGCTATATGGACGAGCACCTGGGGACGGGCGTGGGGCGGGAGCTTACGGTGGGCTACCTGCGCAACCCCGACAACCCGGAGTATATAGAGGCAACCCGAGACATGGTGAGGCAGGTATATACGATGGTGTACAACAGCCCGCTGGTGGGGGCCTCCGGGGCCATCTTCGCTATCCTGATGGCCTTCGGACTGCTGTTCCCGAACCTTGAGCTGATGCTGCTGTTCCTGCCCGTACCGATCAAGGCGAAGTACTTCGTGCTGTTTTACGGGGCCTATGAATTGTATGCGGGCTTCAACCGGACGCCGGGCGATAACGTAGCACATTTTGCGCACCTCGGAGGCATGCTGTTCGCGTATATACTCGTGAGAATGTGGCAGCGAAACGACTATCAGGATAACTTTTAA
- the tilS gene encoding tRNA lysidine(34) synthetase TilS, which yields MLQKVSGFIQSHRLCQPESRILAAVSGGIDSTVLCEVLHQLKYDFAIAHCNFGLRAEEAEADQVFVKKLAKKYGVPFFTENFGTRAFAEQEKLSIQMAARTLRYQWFEQVRRQEGYDYIATAHHSNDTTETILLHLTKGTGIAGLHGIPPKNGPIIRPLLSVTKDDIYEFVTSEKIIWREDSSNDTTKYQRNKIRHEVIPVLKEINPSLEETMQHTAERVSHAEAIVAAYIEQLREQSVKEAECAVYIALVPLRNVTGLPVVLHELLRPFNFSYTVVLELVEALEGISGKQFDSPTHTLVKDREQLVLTPRNLSSFGSILIQEGDTAVEAGNSSFSIRYVDAAIYKLNTKPHVAALDADQLKFPLKLRAWQEGDWFVPLGMNGKKKISDFLIDKKVPANLKPQTLVLLSEQSIAWVVGHRPDNRFKVTDKTERVMEISLKRIS from the coding sequence ATGCTACAGAAAGTTTCAGGTTTCATACAGTCCCACCGCCTCTGCCAGCCGGAGAGCAGAATTCTGGCAGCCGTGAGCGGCGGCATCGACTCCACGGTGCTCTGCGAGGTGCTGCACCAGCTCAAGTACGACTTCGCGATTGCCCACTGCAACTTCGGCCTGCGCGCCGAAGAGGCCGAGGCCGACCAGGTGTTCGTCAAAAAGCTGGCCAAAAAGTACGGTGTGCCTTTTTTTACCGAGAACTTCGGCACCCGCGCCTTTGCCGAGCAGGAGAAACTGTCTATCCAGATGGCGGCCCGCACGCTGCGCTACCAGTGGTTTGAGCAGGTGCGGCGGCAGGAGGGGTATGACTACATCGCCACCGCGCACCATAGCAACGACACAACCGAGACCATATTGCTGCACCTCACCAAAGGCACCGGCATTGCGGGGCTGCACGGCATCCCGCCTAAAAACGGCCCCATCATCCGCCCGCTGCTTTCTGTCACCAAAGACGACATCTACGAATTCGTGACTTCGGAGAAAATCATCTGGCGCGAGGACAGCTCGAACGACACCACCAAGTACCAGCGCAACAAGATCCGGCACGAGGTAATCCCGGTGCTGAAGGAAATCAACCCGAGCCTGGAGGAGACGATGCAGCACACCGCCGAGCGCGTGAGCCATGCCGAGGCCATTGTGGCCGCCTACATCGAGCAACTGCGGGAGCAGAGCGTAAAGGAAGCCGAATGCGCGGTTTATATAGCACTGGTGCCGCTGCGAAATGTAACCGGGCTGCCGGTGGTGCTGCACGAGCTGCTCCGCCCCTTCAACTTCAGCTATACCGTGGTGCTGGAGCTGGTGGAGGCATTAGAAGGTATATCCGGCAAGCAGTTCGACTCACCCACCCATACGCTGGTGAAGGACCGCGAACAGCTCGTGCTCACGCCCCGCAACCTCAGCAGCTTCGGCAGCATACTTATACAGGAAGGCGACACGGCGGTGGAGGCAGGAAATTCAAGTTTTAGCATCCGGTATGTGGACGCGGCTATATATAAACTGAATACCAAACCACACGTGGCTGCGCTCGATGCGGATCAGCTCAAGTTTCCGCTGAAGCTGCGCGCCTGGCAGGAGGGCGACTGGTTCGTGCCGCTGGGCATGAACGGCAAGAAGAAGATCAGCGATTTCCTGATTGATAAAAAGGTGCCGGCCAACCTGAAGCCGCAGACACTGGTACTCCTGTCGGAGCAGAGCATTGCCTGGGTGGTGGGTCATCGCCCCGACAACCGCTTCAAGGTGACGGACAAGACGGAGCGAGTGATGGAGATAAGCCTAAAGCGTATCTCGTAA
- a CDS encoding barstar family protein, with the protein MAVFRNEPEEWQRLDWAILQNGYACLYHRQEFLQLDVMWFRKERYRVIEFDCAKWETDQAMHDELKQKLRFKDTYKSDFGSLKESLKDIDITGKGTVLLLHHFDAVDKETAQILLDILARASQWHLLLGERLLTLLQVEDPEVIYEPVGARQVEWNPHEWLDSTRQ; encoded by the coding sequence ATGGCAGTGTTCCGAAATGAACCGGAAGAGTGGCAGCGGCTGGACTGGGCCATCCTGCAGAACGGCTACGCCTGCCTCTACCACCGCCAGGAGTTTCTGCAACTGGATGTGATGTGGTTCCGGAAAGAGCGCTACCGCGTCATCGAGTTCGACTGCGCCAAGTGGGAAACCGACCAGGCGATGCACGACGAGCTGAAGCAGAAGCTACGCTTTAAAGATACCTACAAAAGCGATTTCGGCTCCCTGAAAGAAAGCCTAAAGGATATAGACATAACCGGCAAAGGCACCGTGCTGCTGCTGCACCACTTCGACGCGGTAGACAAGGAAACCGCCCAAATCCTGCTCGATATACTGGCCCGCGCCTCGCAGTGGCACCTGCTGCTCGGCGAGCGCCTGCTCACGCTGCTGCAGGTAGAGGACCCCGAAGTTATATATGAACCGGTAGGGGCAAGGCAGGTGGAATGGAACCCGCATGAGTGGCTGGATTCGACGAGGCAGTAA
- a CDS encoding rhomboid family protein has protein sequence MSIIEDIKHAFRQPNNTLKQLILINIIVFVVLIVTRTILYLTGASGIYGLIMQYLALNSFPLTFLTRPWTLITYFFTHEGFLHIIFNMLNLYWFGQLVREYLGEKKLLSLYILGGIAGGILYLLSYNFIPYFANRAAASMMIGASASVLAIVVGAATLLPNFSFNLILIGPVKIKYIAAFLVLLSISGAVGDNAGGNIAHIGGAILGWVFIRQLQRGNDLGRPVHAVMGFFGRLFSRRPRLKVTHRNAGASTASSRGGGAAYGASGKPSQNEIDRILDKISSSGYESLSKEEKQKLFQASQKD, from the coding sequence ATGAGCATCATCGAAGACATCAAGCACGCCTTCCGGCAGCCCAACAACACGCTGAAGCAGCTCATCCTGATCAACATTATCGTGTTTGTGGTGCTGATCGTGACGCGCACCATCCTGTACCTGACGGGTGCCTCGGGCATATATGGCCTGATCATGCAGTACCTGGCGCTCAACTCGTTCCCGCTCACGTTCCTGACCCGCCCCTGGACGCTGATTACCTACTTTTTTACCCACGAAGGGTTTCTGCACATCATCTTCAACATGCTGAACCTGTATTGGTTCGGGCAGTTGGTGCGGGAGTACCTGGGCGAGAAGAAACTGTTGAGTTTATATATACTCGGGGGGATAGCAGGCGGCATCCTGTACCTGCTGAGCTATAACTTTATCCCTTACTTTGCCAACCGGGCCGCCGCCTCCATGATGATTGGGGCATCTGCCAGCGTGCTGGCCATTGTGGTGGGCGCGGCCACGCTGCTGCCCAACTTCTCCTTCAACCTCATCCTCATCGGCCCGGTAAAGATAAAGTATATCGCGGCGTTCCTGGTGCTGCTTTCCATCTCCGGGGCTGTGGGCGACAATGCGGGCGGCAACATCGCCCATATAGGCGGGGCAATATTGGGCTGGGTGTTTATCCGGCAGTTGCAGCGCGGCAACGACCTGGGCCGCCCGGTGCACGCGGTGATGGGCTTTTTCGGCAGGCTGTTCAGCCGCAGGCCCAGACTGAAGGTGACGCACCGCAACGCGGGCGCATCCACCGCTTCATCAAGGGGAGGCGGCGCGGCTTACGGCGCGAGCGGCAAGCCGAGCCAGAACGAGATAGACCGCATCCTCGACAAGATTTCCAGCTCCGGCTACGAAAGCCTCTCCAAAGAGGAAAAGCAGAAGCTGTTCCAAGCCAGCCAGAAAGACTAA
- a CDS encoding glycoside hydrolase family 3 N-terminal domain-containing protein — MSLKSSEKVILNPKEKMWVDSVMATLSPDQRIGQLFMVAAYSNKDKKHFREIDTLVSRYGIGGIMFMQGGPARQAVLTNRFQSQARVPLLVAMDAEWGLDMRLDSSMHFARQMTLGALDDEKYIYLMGREIALKMKRLGVNVSFSPVMDVNVNPANPVIGSRSFGESKEEVTRRGIAYIKGLQDHGVLAVAKHFPGHGDTDTDSHHTLPVIPHDMKRLTEVELYPFKKAFEAGVMGVLVAHLYMPGIDTTRNLASTLSPALVTGLLKEKMKYNGLVFTDALNMKGVSRYYKPGEVDLKALLAGNDVLLFPENVPTAVRKIKGAIADGQLTQEEVDQHVRKILRAKYWAGLNKYRPVVLENLQEEIDRPLSAVVQEQLYEHSVTVARNKGALLPFRNLDTLSIASVAIGAPVGNVFQETLGNYAPVNRFTIPDRFAPDSAFTKVIPKLKDNDLVVVSIHNMNITPAKDFGVGVGTRAFIQYLQERTDKKVVVVVMGNAYSLKFFKGSDWLVCGYEDNPVAQALVPQVLFGARAAKGKLPVTASPELRAGTGVPTQAIGRLKYGTPESVGMDSEVLAQIDNIALEAIAYAATPGAQVLVVKDGTVIYDKAYGHYTYEKVRPVTKNTVYDVASITKVAATLQAIMFLKDRGKISLDAKVSSYLPELKGTNKENMVMRDVLTHQAGLLPVLPHWQKTLATAETKDMFYASVQTDSYPNVVTPGFYSIKTMEDSLWAWTVNSRMLPRSKSDKGYDYRYSDLDFYVLKRVAEKLLNQPLDEFMDQNFYAPLGLSTMTYKPLLKHSRDVIAPTEDDRYFRHNLIWGSVHDQGAAMLGGVAGHAGLFSNANDLAILLQMNLQNGKYGGQDYFTTSVVPEFSKRQSEKSRRGLGWDKPEPEGSGPTSELAPMSTFGHTGFTGTGAWVDPENKLIYIFLSNRVFPDAGNNKLVKYNIRTRIHDVVYKAIIPKT; from the coding sequence ATGTCTTTGAAGTCATCGGAGAAGGTGATCCTGAACCCGAAAGAGAAAATGTGGGTCGACAGCGTGATGGCGACGCTCTCTCCTGACCAGCGCATCGGCCAGCTGTTCATGGTGGCCGCCTACTCCAACAAAGACAAAAAGCACTTCCGTGAGATAGACACCCTGGTGAGCCGCTACGGCATCGGGGGCATCATGTTTATGCAGGGCGGGCCCGCGCGCCAGGCGGTGCTCACCAACCGCTTTCAAAGCCAGGCGCGGGTGCCGCTGCTCGTTGCCATGGACGCCGAGTGGGGCCTGGACATGCGCCTGGACAGCAGCATGCACTTCGCGCGCCAGATGACCCTGGGTGCCCTTGACGACGAAAAGTACATCTACCTGATGGGCCGCGAGATCGCCCTGAAGATGAAGCGGCTGGGCGTGAACGTGAGCTTCTCGCCGGTGATGGACGTGAACGTGAACCCCGCCAACCCCGTGATCGGCAGCCGCTCCTTCGGCGAGTCCAAAGAGGAGGTGACGCGCCGCGGCATCGCCTACATCAAAGGCCTGCAGGACCACGGCGTGCTGGCGGTGGCCAAGCACTTCCCCGGCCACGGCGACACCGACACCGACTCCCATCACACGCTGCCCGTCATTCCCCACGACATGAAGCGCCTGACCGAGGTGGAGCTTTACCCTTTCAAGAAGGCCTTCGAGGCGGGCGTGATGGGCGTATTGGTTGCGCATCTATATATGCCCGGCATCGACACCACCCGCAATTTGGCCAGCACCCTCTCCCCCGCCCTGGTAACCGGGCTCCTGAAAGAAAAGATGAAGTACAACGGGCTGGTCTTCACCGATGCCCTGAACATGAAAGGCGTGAGCCGGTACTACAAGCCCGGCGAGGTTGACCTGAAAGCGCTGCTTGCCGGCAACGACGTGCTGCTCTTCCCGGAGAATGTGCCCACTGCCGTCAGAAAAATAAAAGGGGCCATAGCGGACGGCCAGCTGACGCAGGAGGAGGTGGACCAGCACGTGCGCAAAATCCTGCGCGCCAAGTACTGGGCCGGGCTCAACAAGTACAGGCCGGTGGTGCTGGAGAACCTGCAGGAAGAAATAGACAGGCCCCTCAGCGCGGTGGTGCAGGAGCAACTGTACGAGCACTCCGTGACCGTGGCACGCAACAAAGGCGCTCTGCTCCCTTTCCGCAACCTTGACACGCTGAGCATCGCATCTGTGGCCATCGGCGCACCCGTTGGCAATGTGTTCCAGGAAACGCTCGGCAATTACGCCCCCGTCAACCGCTTCACCATCCCCGACCGCTTCGCCCCGGACTCGGCCTTCACCAAGGTTATCCCGAAACTGAAAGACAATGACCTGGTGGTGGTGAGCATCCACAACATGAACATCACCCCGGCCAAGGATTTTGGCGTGGGGGTTGGCACGCGGGCCTTTATCCAGTACCTGCAGGAGCGCACCGACAAAAAGGTGGTGGTGGTGGTGATGGGCAATGCTTACAGCCTCAAGTTTTTCAAAGGGTCTGACTGGCTGGTGTGCGGTTACGAAGACAACCCGGTGGCCCAGGCGCTGGTGCCGCAGGTGCTGTTCGGCGCCCGTGCAGCCAAAGGCAAACTGCCCGTGACCGCGTCGCCGGAGTTGCGGGCGGGCACCGGCGTCCCCACGCAAGCCATCGGCCGCCTGAAGTACGGCACTCCCGAGAGTGTGGGCATGGACTCCGAAGTACTCGCGCAGATAGACAACATCGCCCTGGAGGCCATCGCCTATGCCGCCACGCCCGGCGCCCAGGTGCTGGTGGTGAAAGACGGCACGGTTATATATGACAAGGCTTATGGCCACTACACCTACGAGAAAGTAAGACCCGTCACAAAGAACACGGTATATGATGTGGCCTCCATCACCAAGGTGGCGGCCACGCTGCAGGCCATCATGTTCCTGAAAGACCGGGGCAAGATAAGCCTCGATGCGAAGGTGTCATCGTACCTGCCGGAACTGAAGGGAACGAACAAAGAGAACATGGTGATGCGCGACGTGCTCACGCACCAGGCCGGACTGCTCCCGGTGCTGCCGCACTGGCAGAAAACGCTGGCCACCGCCGAGACAAAGGACATGTTTTACGCCAGCGTCCAGACGGACTCATACCCCAACGTAGTGACGCCCGGCTTCTACTCCATCAAAACCATGGAAGACTCGCTTTGGGCCTGGACAGTGAACTCCAGGATGCTGCCGCGCAGCAAAAGCGACAAAGGCTACGACTACCGCTACAGCGACCTGGACTTCTACGTGCTGAAGCGCGTAGCCGAGAAGCTGCTGAACCAGCCGCTCGACGAGTTTATGGACCAGAACTTCTACGCGCCCCTCGGCCTGAGCACCATGACCTACAAACCGCTGCTGAAGCACTCCCGCGACGTGATTGCGCCCACCGAGGACGACCGCTACTTCCGGCACAACCTGATATGGGGCAGCGTGCACGACCAGGGCGCCGCCATGCTAGGCGGCGTGGCGGGCCATGCGGGCCTGTTCTCCAATGCCAACGACCTGGCCATCCTGCTGCAGATGAATCTGCAGAACGGCAAATACGGCGGCCAGGATTACTTTACCACCAGCGTGGTGCCGGAGTTCTCGAAAAGGCAGTCGGAGAAGAGCCGCCGCGGCCTGGGCTGGGACAAGCCGGAACCGGAAGGCAGCGGCCCCACGTCCGAGCTGGCCCCGATGAGCACTTTCGGCCACACCGGCTTTACCGGCACGGGCGCCTGGGTAGACCCTGAGAACAAGCTTATATATATCTTCCTGTCTAACAGAGTTTTCCCGGACGCGGGCAACAATAAGCTGGTAAAGTATAACATCCGGACCAGGATACACGATGTGGTTTACAAAGCCATTATACCTAAAACATAA
- the mutL gene encoding DNA mismatch repair endonuclease MutL, translating to MPDIIHLLPDFLANQIAAGEVVQRPASVVKELLENAVDARATGIQVIVKEAGKQLVQVVDNGIGMSETDARMCFERHATSKIRSTEDLFRIRTMGFRGEAMASIGAVAQVEMKTKPHGAEAGTRLVVEGSAIVLQEPVVTPAGTSIAVKNLFFNVPARRNFLKTNAVEMRHILDEFQRVALAYPEVSFTLHHNDTEVFNLPAGKLSQRIVSVFGSAYKEQMAYCEEDTTFLTVKGYIGKPEHAKKTRGEQFFFVNNRFVKSGYLNHAVMTAFEGLVPKENHPFYVLFIELEPEKIDINVHPTKTEIKFEDEKTVYAIVHAAVKKALGAYNIAPSLDFEGDVNFAPLQPIRVQGGYNEFDPGNSRPRSGESTAFPGFTPPVSARRATSKGWEQLYEPLRDQAGQENGTAAAASGAGLLDSAFAAPDVAAAYSNKAIQIHQKYLLVQVKSGLLIIDQQAAQERILYEKYSASLQKKTGASQALLFPQTLQLSPADAALMHELAGEFKDMGFLFEDFGGSTIILNGIPADVHAASEKELLEELIEQYKNNSATLKLDKRENLARAMARRIASRSLARMSDLEMNSLVDKLFACQVPNYAPDGRKTLVIMELGQLHELFQKG from the coding sequence ATGCCCGACATCATACACTTACTGCCTGATTTCCTGGCAAACCAGATTGCCGCCGGTGAAGTGGTGCAACGCCCCGCTTCGGTGGTGAAGGAGTTGCTGGAGAACGCCGTGGACGCCCGGGCCACCGGCATCCAGGTGATTGTGAAGGAGGCGGGCAAGCAACTGGTGCAGGTGGTGGACAACGGCATCGGCATGTCGGAGACGGATGCCCGCATGTGCTTCGAGCGCCACGCCACCTCCAAGATCAGATCCACCGAAGACCTGTTCCGCATCCGGACAATGGGCTTCCGGGGCGAGGCGATGGCCTCTATCGGGGCGGTGGCGCAGGTAGAGATGAAAACGAAGCCGCACGGCGCCGAGGCCGGTACCAGGCTGGTGGTGGAAGGCTCGGCCATTGTGCTGCAGGAGCCTGTGGTGACGCCAGCCGGAACGTCCATCGCTGTGAAAAACCTGTTCTTTAACGTGCCTGCCCGCCGCAATTTCCTGAAAACCAATGCTGTGGAGATGCGCCATATCCTGGATGAGTTTCAGCGGGTGGCGCTGGCGTACCCGGAGGTTTCCTTCACGCTGCACCACAACGATACCGAGGTGTTTAACCTGCCAGCGGGCAAGCTGAGCCAGCGCATCGTGAGCGTGTTTGGCAGCGCCTACAAAGAGCAGATGGCCTACTGCGAGGAGGACACGACGTTTCTGACGGTGAAAGGCTATATAGGCAAGCCGGAGCACGCCAAAAAAACGCGCGGCGAGCAGTTTTTTTTCGTGAACAACCGCTTCGTGAAGAGCGGCTACCTGAACCACGCCGTGATGACGGCCTTCGAGGGGCTGGTGCCGAAGGAGAACCACCCGTTTTACGTGCTGTTCATTGAGCTGGAGCCGGAGAAGATCGACATCAACGTACACCCCACCAAAACCGAGATTAAGTTTGAGGACGAAAAAACGGTATATGCCATTGTGCATGCCGCTGTGAAGAAAGCCCTCGGCGCCTATAACATCGCCCCCTCGCTGGACTTTGAGGGAGACGTGAACTTTGCCCCGCTGCAGCCCATCCGGGTGCAGGGCGGCTACAACGAGTTTGACCCTGGCAACAGCAGGCCGAGGAGCGGGGAGAGCACGGCCTTCCCGGGGTTCACGCCGCCCGTATCAGCCCGGAGAGCCACCTCTAAAGGGTGGGAACAGCTGTATGAGCCCCTGCGGGACCAGGCCGGGCAGGAGAACGGCACTGCTGCGGCCGCATCCGGCGCGGGGCTGCTCGACAGTGCCTTTGCCGCCCCGGACGTGGCCGCCGCCTATTCGAACAAAGCTATCCAGATACACCAGAAATACCTGCTGGTGCAGGTGAAGTCGGGCTTGCTGATAATAGACCAGCAGGCGGCGCAGGAGCGCATCCTCTACGAGAAATACAGCGCATCGCTGCAGAAGAAAACCGGGGCCTCGCAGGCGCTGCTCTTCCCCCAGACGCTGCAGCTCTCGCCCGCCGACGCCGCGCTGATGCACGAGCTGGCGGGCGAGTTTAAGGACATGGGATTCCTGTTCGAGGATTTCGGCGGCAGCACCATCATCCTGAACGGCATACCCGCCGATGTGCATGCGGCCAGCGAGAAGGAACTGCTGGAGGAATTAATTGAGCAGTACAAAAACAATTCGGCCACCTTGAAGCTTGATAAGCGGGAAAACCTGGCCCGCGCCATGGCCCGCCGCATCGCCTCGCGGTCGCTGGCGCGCATGTCGGACCTGGAGATGAACTCGCTCGTGGACAAGCTCTTTGCGTGCCAAGTGCCCAATTACGCGCCCGACGGGCGGAAGACGCTGGTTATCATGGAGCTTGGCCAGCTGCACGAGCTGTTTCAGAAAGGCTGA